From one Solanum stenotomum isolate F172 chromosome 12, ASM1918654v1, whole genome shotgun sequence genomic stretch:
- the LOC125849041 gene encoding calcium uniporter protein 2, mitochondrial: MAFKKTLAQRLSNVYKTTGFSISACRISSSSMSARKLVPPHPDDKIAPDPGDNGIFRRFIQRRLINTYPATSPELRSLPIGESLIEKIREMDVNRSRIKLDGFLPPLEMRPEPEPEITTEGKLTVADAKKLLKISQLEMVKLRLKQTEKNCISYPEFVQICSGISSNNDLGIEFAKILDDSGTVLVLGNVVFLRPDQVVKTLQSLLPIPATTNQNDPQMMKEFNQMEEEKTAIDRKAESLVRRELWCGLGYFVIQTAAFMRLTFWELSWDVMEPICFYVTSFYCMAGYTFFLRTAKEPSFEGFFQSRFVAKQKQLMKLRNFDLQRYNKLKRACYPQSSMAHSEKTLTFK, from the exons ATGGCGTTCAAAAAAACTCTAGCTCAGCGTCTTTCCAATGTATACAAAACCACCGGTTTTTCCATTTCTGCTTGTCGCATATCTTCATCATCCATGTCAGCCAGAAAGCTGGTCCCTCCTCATCCTGACGACAAAATCGCTCCAGATCCCGGAGATAATGGAATTTTCCGGCGATTCATCCAGCGGCGACTCATTAACACATACCCGGCGACTTCGCCGGAGCTCCGTTCACTACCTATCGGTGAAAGTCTCATCGAGAAAATCCGTGAAATGGATGTCAACAGAAGCAGGATCAAACTCGATGGCTTCCTGCCGCCGCTAGAGATGCGGCCGGAACCGGAGCCGGAGATAACGACGGAGGGGAAATTGACGGTGGCTGATGCGAAGAAGCTGTTAAAAATATCACAATTGGAAATGGTGAAATTGAGGCTAAAGCAAACTGAAAAGAATTGTATTTCGTACCCGGAATTTGTTCAGATCTGCTCTGGAATTAGTTCGAACAATGATTTAGGCATAGAATTCGCGAAGATTCTAGATGATTCTGGAACTGTGCTTGTTCTGGGAAACGTTGTGTTCCTCAGGCCTGATCAG GTAGTGAAAACTCTACAAAGCCTATTGCCAATCCCCGCGACGACGAACCAAAACGACCCACAAATGATGAAGGAGTTCAACCAAATGGAAGAGGAAAAAACAGCAATTGACAGAAAAGCAGAGTCATTGGTGCGTAGAGAATTATGGTGTGGGCTAGGCTACTTTGTCATTCAAACAGCAGCATTCATGAGATTGACATTTTGGGAACTCTCATGGGATGTCATGGAACCAATTTGCTTCTATGTTACATCATTTTACTGCATGGCTGGTTATACTTTCTTCCTAAGGACGGCGAAAGAGCCTTCTTTCGAAGGATTTTTCCAGAGCCGGTTTGTTGCTAAGCAAAAACAACTCATGAAGCTTCGGAATTTTGATCTTCAGAGGTATAACAAGCTCAAAAGAGCTTGTTATCCTCAATCGTCGATGGCGCATTCTGAAAAAACCTTAACGTTTAAATGA
- the LOC125849179 gene encoding uncharacterized protein LOC125849179, with the protein MQNSTATTFEGSSSSGNGSNDAGDFECNICFELAQDPIVTLCGHLYCWPCLYRWLRLHSQSHECPVCKALIQEEKLVPLYGRGRTSTDPRSKPVPGVEIPRRPAGQRPETAPPPESHTFPNPGFGLMGGLFPGATASFGNFTMSAGFGGLFPSLLSFQFNGFQGPAAFGTAPNYSFGYPPAYHGANVHNAAAHPSQGQADNNLKFMFLLVGFLVFLYLFGY; encoded by the coding sequence ATGCAGAACTCAACTGCCACAACATTTGAGGGTTCTTCGTCCTCAGGGAATGGCAGTAATGATGCTGGAGATTTTGAATGCAACATCTGCTTTGAATTGGCACAAGATCCTATTGTGACCCTCTGTGGTCACCTCTACTGTTGGCCATGTCTGTATAGATGGCTAAGGCTTCATTCACAATCCCATGAGTGCCCTGTTTGTAAGGCTCTAATACAAGAGGAAAAGCTTGTTCCTCTTTATGGAAGAGGGAGGACTTCTACTGATCCCAGATCAAAACCAGTACCTGGAGTTGAAATTCCTAGAAGGCCAGCAGGGCAAAGACCTGAAACGGCGCCTCCACCAGAATCGCATACTTTTCCTAATCCCGGGTTTGGTCTTATGGGAGGATTGTTTCCAGGAGCAACTGCAAGTTTTGGTAACTTCACTATGTCTGCTGGTTTCGGTGGATTATTCCCATCATTACTCAGTTTTCAGTTTAATGGATTCCAAGGTCCAGCTGCATTTGGTACAGCACCAAATTACTCATTTGGGTATCCTCCTGCATATCATGGCGCGAATGTTCACAATGCTGCTGCACACCCATCCCAAGGACAGGCAGATAATAATCTGAAGTTTATGTTCTTGCTTGTTGGATTTCTTGTATTCCTATATTTATTTGGTTATTGA
- the LOC125848788 gene encoding probable galacturonosyltransferase-like 1 produces the protein MPKLGSFNSSSLLLISLLWTISFSAHNIGAINTKNFHFKEAPKFYNSPTCPSLHDYYYNSSTDTNITQICFQNAVNVAMTLDAAYLRGSMAAILSVLQHSSCPENVIFHFVASSSSSANIDYLNLKLATSFPYLHFTIYPFRDSPVAGLISTSIRAALDCPLNYARNYLPDLLPQCIQKVVYLDSDLVLVDDITKLAATPLGEEAVLAAPEYCNANFTTYFTPTFWSNPSLSLTFANRKPCYFNTGVMVIDLERWRDGDYTTKIVEWMELQKRMRIYELGSLPPFLLVFAGNIAPVDHKWNQHGLGGDNFRGLCRDLHPGPVSLLHWSGKGKPWVRLDASRPCPLDALWAPYDLLQTPYVLES, from the exons ATGCCAAAACTTGGAAGTTTCAACTCCAGCTCCCTCCTTCTAATTTCTCTTTTATGGACCATCTCTTTTTCTGCACACAATATTGGCGCTATCAACACAAAAAACTTTCATTTCAAAGAAGCCCCAAAATTCTACAATTCCCCAACTTGTCCTTCTCTTCATGACTACTACTACAACTCCTCCACCGACACAAATATTACACAAATTTGCTTTCAAAATGCAGTAAATGTAGCCATGACTCTTGATGCTGCTTATCTTCGAGGTTCAATGGCTGCCATTCTTTCTGTTCTTCAACATTCATCTTGCcctgaaaatgttatttttcaCTTTGTCGCTTCGTCGTCGTCTTCTGCTAACATTGATTATTTGAATCTCAAACTTGCTACTTCTTTTCCTTATCTACATTTCACAATTTATCCCTTCCGAGATTCACCTGTGGCTGGATTGATATCTACTTCGATTCGCGCTGCTTTGGATTGTCCTCTAAATTATGCTCGCAATTATCTACCTGATCTTCTTCCTCAATGTATCCAAAAG GTTGTGTACCTGGATTCAGATCTTGTTCTTGTAGATGACATTACGAAGCTAGCAGCAACACCGCTAGGTGAAGAAGCAGTTCTAGCAGCACCAGAATATTGCAATGCAAATTTCACAACCTATTTCACTCCTACTTTCTGGTCAAACCCTTCTCTTTCCTTGACTTTTGCGAATCGAAAGCCTTGTTATTTCAATACGGGAGTTATGGTAATTGATCTCGAAAGATGGAGAGATGGAGATTATACTACAAAGATTGTAGAATGGATGGAGCTTCAAAAAAGAATGAGAATTTATGAATTAGGTTCATTACCAccttttttacttgtttttGCTGGAAATATTGCTCCAGTTGATCATAAATGGAACCAACATGGACTTGGAGGTGATAATTTTCGAGGACTTTGTCGGGATTTGCACCCCGGTCCGGTTAGTTTACTGCATTGGAGCGGAAAAGGCAAACCGTGGGTCCGGCTCGATGCAAGCCGGCCTTGCCCGTTAGATGCCCTTTGGGCACCTTATGATCTGTTGCAAACCCCTTATGTTCTTGAATCTtaa